One window of the Vigna radiata var. radiata cultivar VC1973A chromosome 1, Vradiata_ver6, whole genome shotgun sequence genome contains the following:
- the LOC106763553 gene encoding E3 ubiquitin-protein ligase ATL6 gives MLTVPLHFLSTNTTQTQTLLLQATQTSNLTSLFDFIHFLPSPSMPTNSHPQNTHCYKQFPIFFPFLSQYNPPNHTSQLPTFTKLILLFTNSKSHTQMPQSSKFHIFQNTLFTFFSLSLLHASTAQAQSSMEPVPTYITHHSWEPSVAITVGAIIFALLVMGILSIYLRRCAESRIIITTQTTTTTVPCSCAQGINRELLNTFPTLFYSNIKDLKKGEETLECAVCLTDFSDKDALRLLPKCNHVFHPHCIDSWLASHVTCPVCRANLSQDSCQVAITVPTLHDEEVSGSEETVAESNQNTNTNHAVNQVCVGSPALSDDTTKTVCVSEEQSSSPDVVPDLETNSNSVTGDGVVVVAERNFSRSNSTGHSLVGVERYTLRLPEDVRRYILVNHGRSVQRSASVKGTCWSDSEESYAGKRVEKRWMICTPPFVASHG, from the coding sequence ATGCTAACCGTTCCTCTGCATTTCCTCTCCACTAACACCACACAAACACAAACCCTTCTTCTCCAAGCTACACAAACTTCAAACCTCACTTCTCTTTTTGACTTCATTCACTTTCTCCCATCTCCTTCAATGCCAACAAATTCTCATCCCCAAAACACCCATTGCTACAAACAATTCCCcatctttttcccttttctttcccAATATAATCCCCCAAACCACACTTCCCAACTTCCTACCTTCACCAAACTCATTCTTCTCTTCACAAACTCTAAATCACACACCCAAATGCCTCAATCAAGTAAATTTCACATCTTTCAAAACACCCTCTTCACATTCTTCTCTCTCTCCTTGCTCCATGCTTCCACAGCTCAAGCACAGTCTTCCATGGAGCCTGTGCCCACATACATCACCCACCACAGCTGGGAGCCCTCCGTTGCCATCACCGTTGGAGCCATCATCTTTGCTCTTCTTGTGATGGGCATCCTCTCCATCTACCTCCGCCGCTGTGCCGAGTCACGGATCATCATCACCACgcagaccaccaccaccacggTCCCCTGCTCCTGCGCGCAGGGGATCAACAGGGAACTCCTTAATACCTTTCCCACCCTCTTCTACTCCAACATCAAGGACCTCAAAAAGGGTGAAGAAACGCTCGAATGTGCTGTGTGCTTGACCGATTTCTCAGACAAAGATGCCCTCAGACTCCTCCCCAAATGCAACCACGTGTTCCACCCTCACTGCATTGATTCCTGGCTCGCTTCCCACGTGACGTGCCCTGTTTGCCGCGCGAATCTCAGCCAGGATTCGTGCCAGGTTGCCATAACTGTCCCCACCCTTCATGATGAGGAAGTTTCCGGAAGTGAAGAAACTGTGGcagaatcaaatcaaaacactaACACAAACCATGCCGTGAATCAGGTTTGTGTGGGAAGTCCTGCATTGAGTGATGACACTACCAAAACAGTGTGTGTAAGTGAGGAACAATCTTCATCTCCTGATGTTGTTCCTGACTTAGAGACAAACTCAAATTCTGTGACTGGTGATGGGGTGGTTGTTGTTGCTGAGAGGAACTTTTCGAGGTCAAATTCCACTGGGCATTCTCTTGTGGGTGTGGAGAGGTACACGTTGAGGTTACCGGAAGACGTGAGGAGGTACATTCTGGTGAATCATGGAAGGAGTGTTCAGCGTTCTGCTAGTGTTAAGGGTACGTGTTGGAGTGATAGCGAAGAGAGTTATGCCGGGAAGAGGGTGGAGAAGAGGTGGATGATCTGCACGCCGCCATTTGTGGCAAGCCATGGCTGA
- the LOC106766863 gene encoding putative uncharacterized protein DDB_G0287975, translating to MEIRVRCNCGEGSCEEWGIVELQGVVEPQPGFHDSLPNLHIGTLCRPSSQEVYTFTVGYHELTGSKVPLKKPMVVLKKVKHPDGESGCKVELQVVGVIRHKILFKNRPKALISKPQMGSRERQKPIMLGSSP from the exons atGGAGATTCGCGTGAGGTGCAACTGCGGAGAAGGAAGCTGCGAGGAATGGGGCATTGTGGAGCTTCAAGGAGTGGTGGAGCCTCAGCCAGGATTCCACGATTCCCTCCCAAATCTTCACATCGGTACTCTCTGTCGTCCTTCTTCTCAG GAAGTGTATACCTTCACTGTTGGATACCACGAACTGACAGGGTCAAAGGTTCCCTTGAAGAAGCCAATGGTGGTGCTCAAGAAAGTAAAGCATCCTGATGGAGAAAGTGGGTGTAAGGTGGAGCTGCAAGTTGTTGGAGTCATTAGACATAAGATTCTGTTCAAGAACAGACCAAAGGCTCTCATTTCTA AGCCACAGATGGGATCGAGGGAAAGACAAAAGCCTATCATGTTAGGCTCTTCCCCTTAA